Proteins from a single region of Pseudomonas sp. BSw22131:
- a CDS encoding LysR family transcriptional regulator has translation MKLDIEKLRVVAQVGRVGSMTAAARSLHLTPSAISQTVQRVEAMIGLALFERRPHGMVLTDAGERVVRRVSLMEAQLAQLENELHSVAQGRSGHLSLGVFPTLASSLLPRIVTDFRAHHPDITLNVRSTRLAALRSLVVSGELDLAVTWTYPWLTESSPAIQLRTDPTVVLLPVGHPLEKEPGPVSLQRLDEEAWICRSDGHEITELLHRASAHCNFTPRIAMLANDYQETQAMVAAGLGVALAPKLSTTTCRADIVVRDMDDSMPSRQLHLVQPSNRSSPAVQPMIELLCSLLSD, from the coding sequence ATGAAGCTTGATATCGAGAAACTGCGGGTGGTAGCTCAGGTGGGCCGAGTAGGATCCATGACTGCGGCAGCGCGAAGCCTGCATTTGACGCCATCGGCGATTTCTCAGACCGTCCAACGGGTTGAAGCCATGATCGGGCTCGCGCTGTTCGAACGCCGGCCACACGGGATGGTGCTCACCGATGCAGGAGAGCGGGTCGTGCGTCGGGTCAGTCTGATGGAAGCCCAGTTGGCGCAGCTTGAAAACGAGTTGCACAGTGTGGCGCAGGGTCGCTCCGGGCATTTGTCGCTGGGGGTTTTCCCGACGCTTGCCTCGTCGCTGTTACCGCGCATCGTCACAGACTTTCGGGCCCATCACCCGGACATCACCTTGAATGTGCGCAGCACAAGATTGGCTGCGTTGCGCAGCCTCGTTGTGTCTGGTGAGCTCGACCTCGCGGTTACCTGGACCTATCCGTGGCTGACTGAATCTTCACCAGCGATTCAATTAAGGACCGATCCTACGGTGGTCTTGCTGCCTGTCGGACACCCCCTCGAGAAGGAACCAGGGCCTGTGAGCCTCCAGCGTCTTGATGAGGAAGCCTGGATATGCAGATCAGACGGGCACGAAATCACAGAGTTATTGCACCGCGCATCTGCCCACTGCAATTTCACCCCGCGTATCGCCATGCTCGCAAACGACTATCAGGAGACACAAGCGATGGTGGCCGCCGGGTTGGGCGTTGCCCTGGCGCCTAAGCTATCCACCACCACCTGCCGGGCAGACATTGTTGTGCGAGACATGGATGATTCCATGCCTTCACGGCAACTTCACTTAGTCCAGCCATCTAATCGAAGCAGCCCGGCGGTTCAACCAATGATCGAGTTACTATGCAGTTTATTAAGCGATTAG
- a CDS encoding aminotransferase class III-fold pyridoxal phosphate-dependent enzyme — MACQALTPTKPKPRSCGTATICAIAEKEKIIARERGYHGCSVVSGSMTGLSFYHDHMDLPIAGILRTGVPHFYWGGVPGETEDQFSERRAVELEAMILAEDPETIGAFIAEPVLGTGGIIPVPSGYWARIQAVLRKYDILLIADEVITGFSRTGALFGSYLYDIEPDLITVAKGLTSAYVPLSACMVSEKV, encoded by the coding sequence ATGGCTTGTCAGGCTCTGACGCCAACGAAACCCAAGCCAAGATCGTGTGGCACTGCAACAATCTGCGCGATTGCCGAAAAAGAAAAAATCATCGCCCGGGAGCGTGGTTACCACGGTTGCTCAGTGGTATCGGGCTCGATGACCGGCCTCAGTTTCTATCACGATCACATGGATTTGCCGATTGCCGGCATCCTGCGCACTGGTGTACCGCACTTTTACTGGGGCGGTGTGCCCGGAGAAACCGAAGATCAATTCAGCGAGCGCCGAGCGGTCGAGCTTGAGGCCATGATTCTTGCCGAAGACCCTGAAACCATTGGCGCCTTCATTGCCGAGCCGGTACTGGGTACTGGCGGCATCATCCCGGTACCGAGCGGCTACTGGGCACGCATTCAGGCCGTGCTGCGCAAATACGACATTCTGCTGATCGCCGACGAAGTCATCACCGGCTTCAGTCGCACCGGCGCGCTGTTCGGATCGTACCTGTATGACATCGAACCAGACCTGATAACCGTGGCCAAGGGTCTGACCTCCGCCTACGTGCCGCTGTCAGCCTGCATGGTCAGTGAAAAAGTGTAA